One Anthonomus grandis grandis chromosome 12, icAntGran1.3, whole genome shotgun sequence DNA window includes the following coding sequences:
- the LOC126742775 gene encoding putative uncharacterized protein DDB_G0282133 isoform X2 produces MDLAPAIQVKDEPLTEVKTEHSLPLLGSTIYSNEVKKEPKQQVESSEPPSSDEETPVLERQDIAPPPEYSSSEESSSDDLPITVAKRRRITSEEDTSALLRDFKAYQDSVRNTSKQSTSTTETLSKNTDNGNKFKCKVPECPFRTSNSGALKKHEMNHRHQKVTKGLNFCPHCSYKCTGSKGYTAHLMLHVNGFSNTNDDLNSQSEVDSPMSQSDSESDVDDRFEESNFPPTQPFVEYLKYDKNLRRCFYQCKECEFKHFHQLLFAKHLEKHKEEQCLLCDFNGTPDKMVIHKKSHEAQKPLFKCMVCPFKTNERTELQEHMRDKHNIFLPGVTRNVSSAPATKIVTENSTVIKDLEVKDNQKECNKSDENSKERGMFADHSETSGHSSSDESDSRSCNTPTQELNISPNPEVVSPEEPMNKIPTNSKNSLTDRFLNEKSVKDPTEQLGKISIRITSNSTSQHNELIKATLLEEIMKSLESRQNKSVDEKNDMIEVSKNVAEPSIDSNRPEQLKETEVASNSNDHIIAEQLNEPEPVKSSKQKNNQCVNVGTTKSNEENVGDIAFDNAVPDLSEEIKEDLQEPQDNSDSLNEISKTDKLTDSTNVEDTQALEESTNENADDIGLIVNKARKENLSQIDSAGYKNESCQANIISDQDSNKPRSSILSSDTCNDQSKNEESHRTIQNLDSHVNVNNMDSVDDEIIEDSTSRKRKYPELDRNKEGAAESCNKKDKTSCALDDNNEKDEQQAHQEEHNASSIAESVTCTEKAANVSETNNTEFVRIDSASNLNNNSVIFNDATSKHFSNESNQNTDALVSIEGAVCPGISVSESSSAEIGKMENVCSSDLDNESVIISKEFLNDPSQEKNINIIEKQLSKSIQANKEAVTVDSNIRNLFEGGNTEINKAAEGSIKNPSNNESPIQSNFIVAEENCLEDINKIKELGPYNKKAVAQYKNLSKTSNTKINKIETPTLNNDSPNEVCQKTNINKETSTKYSVSMRETVSCNVNGPEINKIIEIPNANPSDVIKGIRNLPKELNQEINVIKSSNTESAVCIQDAIAGPSNCKSKHFIQERGRGEHFTKEKIQEKVMHPHETCLADKEEQTNNKQKQEKNTILDKTCEPHGYFNKAPIQEKAFASDTTTNKSVNSVIVNGTSKEHLAKTNTEVSLSTDNICERTYTSKSKKHINYTDKQPNVPQNSVKNLTSLNVDNNLFTADLINENLYHKFLNGFDDSSFFCSMFDELIGQGEERGSKESNPVKPDETTQSEENVINIFDDLIEEFDPPGDLLVNNTNATIDLQETSETKENTCINTDIYDTFHLLNKDIIYLPENWMKNHVKSMFDELIGQSEESGSKESNPVKPNEPTQTEENVINIFDDLIEEFDPPGDLFVSNTNATIDLQETSQTKENTCINTDIYDTFHLLNKDIIYLPENWMKNHDVEYYHENDHITTVGPNEINNCIIENVTEPETPTETNQINKHVPPKDRNINNTQTVSNQHSISHRSKTVRGKGLSPKEMIELKKNVEVPQGNIVSSFRDHVDEAIRNCSSFVRVTYSGGSKVIYQKERGTTNQRITIVHINPTRNKPASNRQMASDASPSSDNEVRTTTVSPNEPRFIEKLTPTLPRITQDTYSSVFPKSPVFTLKAKKGIGESRCTLCPAKISGGPNRLKQHLADHQPGARGIKCPCCTFRNGKSEIFNHIFIHVTFVDADKWICPICKAERRTKSGLNDHVKVEHLVDICKKHDAVCASKYCKGRCRVL; encoded by the exons ATGGACCTAGCCCCAGCAATACAGGTAAAAGATGAACCCCTGACTGAAGTAAAAACAGAACATTCGCTCCCTTTGCTTGGATCTACAATATATTCGAATGAGGTTAAAAAAGAACCGAAACAACAGGTTGAATCCTCAGAGCCTCCATCTTCAGATGAAGAAACCCCTGTTCTGGAGCGCCAAGATATTGCACCACCTCCAGAGTATTCCAGTTCAGAGGAATCATCAAG TGATGACCTTCCAATAACTGTTGcaaaaagaagaagaataacAAGCGAAGAGGATACATCTGCATTACTAAGGGACTTCAAAGCATATCAAGATTCTGTAAGAAATACTAGCAAGCAGAGCACAAG TACCACAGAAACCTTGTCAAAAAACACAGACAATGGTAACAAATTCAAATGCAAAGTACCAGAATGTCCATTTCGCACTAGCAATTCAGGGGCacttaaaaaacatgaaatgaATCATAGACATCAGAAAGTAACTAAAGGCCTTAATTTTTGCCCACACTGTTCTTATAAATGCACTGGATCTAAAGGATATACAGCTCATCTCATGCTGCATGTGAATGGATTTAGTAACACAAA tgatGATCTTAATAGTCAGAGTGAGGTGGACAGTCCTATGAGCCAAAGTGACAGTGAATCTGATGTTGATGATAGATTTGAGGAATCAAATTTTCCACCTACCCAACCATTTGtggaatatttgaaatatgataaaaatttgAG gagATGTTTTTATCAGTGCAAAGAGTGTGAATTTAAGCACTTTCATCAACTGTTATTTGCAAAACATTTGGAGAAGCATAAAGAGGAACAATGTCTGTTATGCGATTTTAATGGGACTCCAGATAAA atGGTTATTCATAAGAAAAGCCATGAGGCTCAAAAACCTTTATTTAAGTGTATGGTTTGCCCTTTTAAGACGAACGAAAGGACAGAACTTCAAGAGCACATGAGGGATAAGCATAACATTTTTCTACCAGGTGTAACAAGAAATGTATCAAGTGCACCTGCTACTAAAATTGTTACTGAAAATTCAACTGTGATAAAAGATTTAGAAGTCAAAGATAATCAAAA AGAATGTAATAAATCAGATGAAAACAGTAAAGAAAGGGGTATGTTTGCAGACCATTCTGAAACATCAGGGCATTCAAGTAGTGATGAAAGTGATTCCAg atCTTGTAACACCCCAACTCAAGAGTTGAACATATCACCAAATCCAGAAGTTGTTTCACCTGAAGAACCAATGAATAAAATCCCAACTAACAGCAAAAATTCTTTAACAGACcgctttttaaatgaaaaatctgTTAAAGATCCAACGGAACAACTGGGGAAAATCTCCATAAGAATCACATCCAACAGCACCAGTCAGcacaatgaattaataaaagCCACTCTTTTGGAAGAAATCATGAAATCGCTTGAGTCGCGTCAAAATAAATCTGTAGATGAGAAAAATGACATGATTGAGGTTAGTAAAAACGTAGCAGAACCATCAATTGATAGTAACAGGCCAGAACAGTTAAAAGAAACAGAAGTAGCTTCTAATTCCAATGATCATATCATAGCAGAACAATTAAATGAACCTGAACCAGTTAAGTcttccaaacaaaaaaataaccaatGTGTTAATGTAGGGACCACAAAATCAAATGAGGAGAATGTAGGAGATATTGCATTTGATAATGCAGTGCCTGATTTAAGTGAAGAAATTAAAGAGGATTTACAGGAACCCCAAGACAATAGCGattctttaaatgaaatatctaaAACGGATAAACTTACAGACTCCACTAATGTGGAAGATACTCAAGCACTAGAGGAATCTACAAATGAAAATGCCGATGATATAGgtttaattgtaaataaagcaaGGAAAGAAAATCTTAGCCAAATAGATTCAGCTGGTTATAAAAATGAATCATGCCAAGCCAATATTATAAGTGACCAAGATTCTAATAAGCCTCGATCCAGTATATTATCATCTGATACATGTAATGATCAGTCTAAAAACGAAGAAAGTCATAGAACTATACAAAATTTAGATAGTCAtgttaatgtaaataatatggaCTCTGTAGATGATGAGATAATTGAAGATTCCACGTCTCGCAAAAGAAAATATCCAGAATTAGATAGAAACAAGGAAGGAGCTGCAGAGTcctgtaataaaaaagataaaacatcTTGTGCATTAGATGACAATAATGAAAAGGATGAGCAGCAGGCACATCAGGAAGAACATAATGCATCATCCATTGCAGAATCAGTAACTTGTACAGAGAAAGCTGCTAATGTGTCTGAGACCAACAATACTGAATTTGTGCGGATTGACAGTGCAtctaatctaaataataattcagtAATATTTAATGATGCAACTAGTAAACACTTTTCTAATGAGTCAAATCAGAATACAGATGCACTTGTTTCTATTGAGGGAGCTGTATGTCCTGGTATATCTGTATCTGAGAGTAGCAGTGCTGAAATTGGTAAAATGGAAAATGTTTGTAGTTCAGATTTAGATAATGAATCTGTGATAATTAGTAAAGAGTTCCTTAACGATCCCAGTCAAGAAAAGAACATTAACATCATTGAAAAACAACTATCTAAAAGTATACAAGCAAATAAAGAAGCAGTTACCGTTGATTCTAACATTAGAAACTTGTTTGAGGGTGGTAATACTGAAATTAATAAAGCAGCAGAGGGCTCAATTAAAAATCCTTCAAATAATGAATCACCGATTCAATCAAACTTCATAGTTGCTGAAGAAAATTGCCttgaagatataaataaaattaaagaattaggCCCATATAACAAGAAAGCTGTAGCACAATATAAAAACCTTTCTAAGACAAGTAATacgaaaatcaataaaatcgaaACTCCGACTTTAAATAATGATTCTCCGAACGAAGTGTGCCAAAAAAcgaatattaataaagaaacaTCCACAAAATATTCAGTATCAATGAGAGAAACTGTGTCCTGCAATGTAAATGGtccagaaattaataaaattatagaaattccTAACGCGAATCCATCTGATGTAATTAAAGGTATAAGAAATTTGCCCAAAGAGCTGAATCAAGagataaatgtaattaaaagtTCCAATACAGAATCAGCTGTTTGTATCCAGGACGCTATTGCAGGTCCCAGTAATTGTAAATCAAAACATTTCATACAAGAGAGAGGCAGAGGAGAACATTTTACCAAAGAAAAAATCCAAGAAAAGGTTATGCATCCACATGAAACTTGTTTAGCAGACAAAGAGGAACAaaccaataataaacaaaaacaagaaaaaaatacaattttagataaaacttGTGAGCCCCatggatattttaataaagcgCCAATCCAAGAAAAAGCTTTTGCTTCAGATACAACTACAAACAAATCGGTAAACTCAGTCATCGTGAATGGTACATCCAAGGAACACTTGGCCAAAACTAACACAGAAGTAAGTTTAAGCACAGACAATATATGTGAAAGAACTTATACTAGTAAatcaaaaaaacacattaattaTACTGATAAACAGCCTAATGTCCCACAAAACtctgttaaaaatttaacaagttTAAACGtggataataatttatttaccgCTGACCTTATTAACGAAAACTTatatcataaatttttaaatggtttcGACGACTCTTCGTTCTTCTGTAGCATGTTTGATGAATTAATCGGTCAGGGTGAGGAACGCGGTTCTAAGGAATCCAACCCGGTTAAGCCAGATGAAACAACCCAATCTGAGGagaatgttattaatatttttgatgaccTCATTGAAGAATTTGATCCACCCGGTGATCTCTTGGTAAATAATACAAATGCGACCATCGACTTACAAGAAACTAGTGAGACAAAGGAAAACACTTGTATTAACACGGATATATATGACACATTCCATTTGTTAAATAAAGACATCATTTACTTACCGGAAAATTGGATGAAAAATCATGTAAAAAGCATGTTTGATGAATTAATCGGTCAGAGTGAGGAAAGCGGTTCTAAGGAATCCAACCCGGTTAAACCAAATGAACCAACCCAAACTGAGGagaatgttattaatatttttgatgaccTCATTGAAGAATTTGATCCACCCGGTGATCTCTTCGTAAGTAATACAAATGCGACAATCGACTTACAAGAAACTAGTCAGACAAAGGAAAACACTTGTATTAACACGGATATATATGACACATTCCATTTGttaaataaagacattatttactTACCGGAAAATTGGATGAAAAATCACGATGTGGAATATTATCATGAGAATGACCATATTACAACTGTAGGgcctaatgaaattaataattgcataatAGAAAATGTTACTGAACCAGAAACACCAACAGAAACGaaccaaataaataaacatgttcCTCCCAAGGATcggaatataaataatacacaaACTGTGTCTAATCAACACTCCATTTCCCATCGCTCAAAGACCGTAAGAGGTAAAGGGTTAAGCCCAAAAGAGATGATcgaactgaaaaaaaatgtagaagttCCGCAGGGTAATATTGTCTCGAGTTTTAGGGATCACGTTGACGAAGCCATAAGAAACTGTAGCTCGTTTGTTCGTGTCACTTACTCTGGTGGTTCCAAAGTTATTTATCAGAAAGAGAGGGGAACAACGAATCAAAG AATAACCATTGTCCACATAAATCCGACCAGAAACAAGCCGGCTTCTAATCGACAAATGGCATCTGACGCTTCACCATCATCCGACAATGAAGTTCGCACCACAACTGTATCCCCTAATGAACCACGCTTCATCGAAAAATTAACACCTACACTACCGCGAATAACACAAGATACTTACAGCTCAGTCTTCCCCAAATCACCGGTCTTTACCCTTAAAGCCAAAAAAGGAATCGGCGAATCTCGATGTACTCTTTGTCCGGCCAAAATCTCCGGAGGGCCAAATAGATTGAAGCAGCACTTAGCAGATCATCAGCCAGGTGCGAGAGGCATCAAATGTCCTTGCTGTACGTTCAGAAATGGCAAAAGTGAgatttttaatcatatttttattcacGTGACGTTCGTTGACGCGGATAAGTGGATATGCCCGATTTGTAAAGCTGAAAGACGCACCAAGTCCGGTTTAAATGATCACGTCAAAGTGGAGCATCTTGTTGATATCTGTAAAAAACACGACGCAGTATGTGCGAGTAAATACTGTAAAGGACGATGTAgagtactttaa
- the LOC126742775 gene encoding putative uncharacterized protein DDB_G0282133 isoform X1 has product MDLAPAIQVKDEPLTEVKTEHSLPLLGSTIYSNEVKKEPKQQVESSEPPSSDEETPVLERQDIAPPPEYSSSEESSSDDLPITVAKRRRITSEEDTSALLRDFKAYQDSVRNTSKQSTSTTETLSKNTDNGNKFKCKVPECPFRTSNSGALKKHEMNHRHQKVTKGLNFCPHCSYKCTGSKGYTAHLMLHVNGFSNTNDDLNSQSEVDSPMSQSDSESDVDDRFEESNFPPTQPFVEYLKYDKNLRRCFYQCKECEFKHFHQLLFAKHLEKHKEEQCLLCDFNGTPDKMVIHKKSHEAQKPLFKCMVCPFKTNERTELQEHMRDKHNIFLPGVTRNVSSAPATKIVTENSTVIKDLEVKDNQKQECNKSDENSKERGMFADHSETSGHSSSDESDSRSCNTPTQELNISPNPEVVSPEEPMNKIPTNSKNSLTDRFLNEKSVKDPTEQLGKISIRITSNSTSQHNELIKATLLEEIMKSLESRQNKSVDEKNDMIEVSKNVAEPSIDSNRPEQLKETEVASNSNDHIIAEQLNEPEPVKSSKQKNNQCVNVGTTKSNEENVGDIAFDNAVPDLSEEIKEDLQEPQDNSDSLNEISKTDKLTDSTNVEDTQALEESTNENADDIGLIVNKARKENLSQIDSAGYKNESCQANIISDQDSNKPRSSILSSDTCNDQSKNEESHRTIQNLDSHVNVNNMDSVDDEIIEDSTSRKRKYPELDRNKEGAAESCNKKDKTSCALDDNNEKDEQQAHQEEHNASSIAESVTCTEKAANVSETNNTEFVRIDSASNLNNNSVIFNDATSKHFSNESNQNTDALVSIEGAVCPGISVSESSSAEIGKMENVCSSDLDNESVIISKEFLNDPSQEKNINIIEKQLSKSIQANKEAVTVDSNIRNLFEGGNTEINKAAEGSIKNPSNNESPIQSNFIVAEENCLEDINKIKELGPYNKKAVAQYKNLSKTSNTKINKIETPTLNNDSPNEVCQKTNINKETSTKYSVSMRETVSCNVNGPEINKIIEIPNANPSDVIKGIRNLPKELNQEINVIKSSNTESAVCIQDAIAGPSNCKSKHFIQERGRGEHFTKEKIQEKVMHPHETCLADKEEQTNNKQKQEKNTILDKTCEPHGYFNKAPIQEKAFASDTTTNKSVNSVIVNGTSKEHLAKTNTEVSLSTDNICERTYTSKSKKHINYTDKQPNVPQNSVKNLTSLNVDNNLFTADLINENLYHKFLNGFDDSSFFCSMFDELIGQGEERGSKESNPVKPDETTQSEENVINIFDDLIEEFDPPGDLLVNNTNATIDLQETSETKENTCINTDIYDTFHLLNKDIIYLPENWMKNHVKSMFDELIGQSEESGSKESNPVKPNEPTQTEENVINIFDDLIEEFDPPGDLFVSNTNATIDLQETSQTKENTCINTDIYDTFHLLNKDIIYLPENWMKNHDVEYYHENDHITTVGPNEINNCIIENVTEPETPTETNQINKHVPPKDRNINNTQTVSNQHSISHRSKTVRGKGLSPKEMIELKKNVEVPQGNIVSSFRDHVDEAIRNCSSFVRVTYSGGSKVIYQKERGTTNQRITIVHINPTRNKPASNRQMASDASPSSDNEVRTTTVSPNEPRFIEKLTPTLPRITQDTYSSVFPKSPVFTLKAKKGIGESRCTLCPAKISGGPNRLKQHLADHQPGARGIKCPCCTFRNGKSEIFNHIFIHVTFVDADKWICPICKAERRTKSGLNDHVKVEHLVDICKKHDAVCASKYCKGRCRVL; this is encoded by the exons ATGGACCTAGCCCCAGCAATACAGGTAAAAGATGAACCCCTGACTGAAGTAAAAACAGAACATTCGCTCCCTTTGCTTGGATCTACAATATATTCGAATGAGGTTAAAAAAGAACCGAAACAACAGGTTGAATCCTCAGAGCCTCCATCTTCAGATGAAGAAACCCCTGTTCTGGAGCGCCAAGATATTGCACCACCTCCAGAGTATTCCAGTTCAGAGGAATCATCAAG TGATGACCTTCCAATAACTGTTGcaaaaagaagaagaataacAAGCGAAGAGGATACATCTGCATTACTAAGGGACTTCAAAGCATATCAAGATTCTGTAAGAAATACTAGCAAGCAGAGCACAAG TACCACAGAAACCTTGTCAAAAAACACAGACAATGGTAACAAATTCAAATGCAAAGTACCAGAATGTCCATTTCGCACTAGCAATTCAGGGGCacttaaaaaacatgaaatgaATCATAGACATCAGAAAGTAACTAAAGGCCTTAATTTTTGCCCACACTGTTCTTATAAATGCACTGGATCTAAAGGATATACAGCTCATCTCATGCTGCATGTGAATGGATTTAGTAACACAAA tgatGATCTTAATAGTCAGAGTGAGGTGGACAGTCCTATGAGCCAAAGTGACAGTGAATCTGATGTTGATGATAGATTTGAGGAATCAAATTTTCCACCTACCCAACCATTTGtggaatatttgaaatatgataaaaatttgAG gagATGTTTTTATCAGTGCAAAGAGTGTGAATTTAAGCACTTTCATCAACTGTTATTTGCAAAACATTTGGAGAAGCATAAAGAGGAACAATGTCTGTTATGCGATTTTAATGGGACTCCAGATAAA atGGTTATTCATAAGAAAAGCCATGAGGCTCAAAAACCTTTATTTAAGTGTATGGTTTGCCCTTTTAAGACGAACGAAAGGACAGAACTTCAAGAGCACATGAGGGATAAGCATAACATTTTTCTACCAGGTGTAACAAGAAATGTATCAAGTGCACCTGCTACTAAAATTGTTACTGAAAATTCAACTGTGATAAAAGATTTAGAAGTCAAAGATAATCAAAAGCA AGAATGTAATAAATCAGATGAAAACAGTAAAGAAAGGGGTATGTTTGCAGACCATTCTGAAACATCAGGGCATTCAAGTAGTGATGAAAGTGATTCCAg atCTTGTAACACCCCAACTCAAGAGTTGAACATATCACCAAATCCAGAAGTTGTTTCACCTGAAGAACCAATGAATAAAATCCCAACTAACAGCAAAAATTCTTTAACAGACcgctttttaaatgaaaaatctgTTAAAGATCCAACGGAACAACTGGGGAAAATCTCCATAAGAATCACATCCAACAGCACCAGTCAGcacaatgaattaataaaagCCACTCTTTTGGAAGAAATCATGAAATCGCTTGAGTCGCGTCAAAATAAATCTGTAGATGAGAAAAATGACATGATTGAGGTTAGTAAAAACGTAGCAGAACCATCAATTGATAGTAACAGGCCAGAACAGTTAAAAGAAACAGAAGTAGCTTCTAATTCCAATGATCATATCATAGCAGAACAATTAAATGAACCTGAACCAGTTAAGTcttccaaacaaaaaaataaccaatGTGTTAATGTAGGGACCACAAAATCAAATGAGGAGAATGTAGGAGATATTGCATTTGATAATGCAGTGCCTGATTTAAGTGAAGAAATTAAAGAGGATTTACAGGAACCCCAAGACAATAGCGattctttaaatgaaatatctaaAACGGATAAACTTACAGACTCCACTAATGTGGAAGATACTCAAGCACTAGAGGAATCTACAAATGAAAATGCCGATGATATAGgtttaattgtaaataaagcaaGGAAAGAAAATCTTAGCCAAATAGATTCAGCTGGTTATAAAAATGAATCATGCCAAGCCAATATTATAAGTGACCAAGATTCTAATAAGCCTCGATCCAGTATATTATCATCTGATACATGTAATGATCAGTCTAAAAACGAAGAAAGTCATAGAACTATACAAAATTTAGATAGTCAtgttaatgtaaataatatggaCTCTGTAGATGATGAGATAATTGAAGATTCCACGTCTCGCAAAAGAAAATATCCAGAATTAGATAGAAACAAGGAAGGAGCTGCAGAGTcctgtaataaaaaagataaaacatcTTGTGCATTAGATGACAATAATGAAAAGGATGAGCAGCAGGCACATCAGGAAGAACATAATGCATCATCCATTGCAGAATCAGTAACTTGTACAGAGAAAGCTGCTAATGTGTCTGAGACCAACAATACTGAATTTGTGCGGATTGACAGTGCAtctaatctaaataataattcagtAATATTTAATGATGCAACTAGTAAACACTTTTCTAATGAGTCAAATCAGAATACAGATGCACTTGTTTCTATTGAGGGAGCTGTATGTCCTGGTATATCTGTATCTGAGAGTAGCAGTGCTGAAATTGGTAAAATGGAAAATGTTTGTAGTTCAGATTTAGATAATGAATCTGTGATAATTAGTAAAGAGTTCCTTAACGATCCCAGTCAAGAAAAGAACATTAACATCATTGAAAAACAACTATCTAAAAGTATACAAGCAAATAAAGAAGCAGTTACCGTTGATTCTAACATTAGAAACTTGTTTGAGGGTGGTAATACTGAAATTAATAAAGCAGCAGAGGGCTCAATTAAAAATCCTTCAAATAATGAATCACCGATTCAATCAAACTTCATAGTTGCTGAAGAAAATTGCCttgaagatataaataaaattaaagaattaggCCCATATAACAAGAAAGCTGTAGCACAATATAAAAACCTTTCTAAGACAAGTAATacgaaaatcaataaaatcgaaACTCCGACTTTAAATAATGATTCTCCGAACGAAGTGTGCCAAAAAAcgaatattaataaagaaacaTCCACAAAATATTCAGTATCAATGAGAGAAACTGTGTCCTGCAATGTAAATGGtccagaaattaataaaattatagaaattccTAACGCGAATCCATCTGATGTAATTAAAGGTATAAGAAATTTGCCCAAAGAGCTGAATCAAGagataaatgtaattaaaagtTCCAATACAGAATCAGCTGTTTGTATCCAGGACGCTATTGCAGGTCCCAGTAATTGTAAATCAAAACATTTCATACAAGAGAGAGGCAGAGGAGAACATTTTACCAAAGAAAAAATCCAAGAAAAGGTTATGCATCCACATGAAACTTGTTTAGCAGACAAAGAGGAACAaaccaataataaacaaaaacaagaaaaaaatacaattttagataaaacttGTGAGCCCCatggatattttaataaagcgCCAATCCAAGAAAAAGCTTTTGCTTCAGATACAACTACAAACAAATCGGTAAACTCAGTCATCGTGAATGGTACATCCAAGGAACACTTGGCCAAAACTAACACAGAAGTAAGTTTAAGCACAGACAATATATGTGAAAGAACTTATACTAGTAAatcaaaaaaacacattaattaTACTGATAAACAGCCTAATGTCCCACAAAACtctgttaaaaatttaacaagttTAAACGtggataataatttatttaccgCTGACCTTATTAACGAAAACTTatatcataaatttttaaatggtttcGACGACTCTTCGTTCTTCTGTAGCATGTTTGATGAATTAATCGGTCAGGGTGAGGAACGCGGTTCTAAGGAATCCAACCCGGTTAAGCCAGATGAAACAACCCAATCTGAGGagaatgttattaatatttttgatgaccTCATTGAAGAATTTGATCCACCCGGTGATCTCTTGGTAAATAATACAAATGCGACCATCGACTTACAAGAAACTAGTGAGACAAAGGAAAACACTTGTATTAACACGGATATATATGACACATTCCATTTGTTAAATAAAGACATCATTTACTTACCGGAAAATTGGATGAAAAATCATGTAAAAAGCATGTTTGATGAATTAATCGGTCAGAGTGAGGAAAGCGGTTCTAAGGAATCCAACCCGGTTAAACCAAATGAACCAACCCAAACTGAGGagaatgttattaatatttttgatgaccTCATTGAAGAATTTGATCCACCCGGTGATCTCTTCGTAAGTAATACAAATGCGACAATCGACTTACAAGAAACTAGTCAGACAAAGGAAAACACTTGTATTAACACGGATATATATGACACATTCCATTTGttaaataaagacattatttactTACCGGAAAATTGGATGAAAAATCACGATGTGGAATATTATCATGAGAATGACCATATTACAACTGTAGGgcctaatgaaattaataattgcataatAGAAAATGTTACTGAACCAGAAACACCAACAGAAACGaaccaaataaataaacatgttcCTCCCAAGGATcggaatataaataatacacaaACTGTGTCTAATCAACACTCCATTTCCCATCGCTCAAAGACCGTAAGAGGTAAAGGGTTAAGCCCAAAAGAGATGATcgaactgaaaaaaaatgtagaagttCCGCAGGGTAATATTGTCTCGAGTTTTAGGGATCACGTTGACGAAGCCATAAGAAACTGTAGCTCGTTTGTTCGTGTCACTTACTCTGGTGGTTCCAAAGTTATTTATCAGAAAGAGAGGGGAACAACGAATCAAAG AATAACCATTGTCCACATAAATCCGACCAGAAACAAGCCGGCTTCTAATCGACAAATGGCATCTGACGCTTCACCATCATCCGACAATGAAGTTCGCACCACAACTGTATCCCCTAATGAACCACGCTTCATCGAAAAATTAACACCTACACTACCGCGAATAACACAAGATACTTACAGCTCAGTCTTCCCCAAATCACCGGTCTTTACCCTTAAAGCCAAAAAAGGAATCGGCGAATCTCGATGTACTCTTTGTCCGGCCAAAATCTCCGGAGGGCCAAATAGATTGAAGCAGCACTTAGCAGATCATCAGCCAGGTGCGAGAGGCATCAAATGTCCTTGCTGTACGTTCAGAAATGGCAAAAGTGAgatttttaatcatatttttattcacGTGACGTTCGTTGACGCGGATAAGTGGATATGCCCGATTTGTAAAGCTGAAAGACGCACCAAGTCCGGTTTAAATGATCACGTCAAAGTGGAGCATCTTGTTGATATCTGTAAAAAACACGACGCAGTATGTGCGAGTAAATACTGTAAAGGACGATGTAgagtactttaa